In Bactrocera neohumeralis isolate Rockhampton chromosome 5, APGP_CSIRO_Bneo_wtdbg2-racon-allhic-juicebox.fasta_v2, whole genome shotgun sequence, the genomic window TTAAAACCTTGCggataaaatagataaaattacttttggccgaaaataaatactttagcttttatatgaaaataaagttaaaagtgTGTCCGCCAGACACTTGTGGGTTGTTAAGGGTTAAAAACAATTGCTAATGACGcaatcatttatattttaaattgatattttagaGATAAGAGACAaaaacacaccaacaaaaaacaatttgaagtgttagtaagtgaaatGAAGCTGCACCCCGACATAGCGAAAGGATTTTCGCAAAGAGCACCAGGCGAATTGAATCATTTTCCTCTAATATTCCACAGAATGTCGATTGGACCACATTTATATTGAAGTCCTTTCCAACACAATGCTGATAGTTGCCTGTGGCAAAGAAGCGCAGACATGCAGCAAGTTTTATTTTCGGAGAAAGAGAACCTTGTCTCTTATCATTTCCACATACATTTTCGTATTCctctaaaatgtatataaatgctcCTTTGTTGATgcgaaatttttgaagaaactgtaaatgtatatgcatgtaaacAAAGTTATCTATGTCGTTTTTAGCTTAAATACTCACTTATAATCATCCATTTCCAATATGTCTTTTGAATTATTGAAATCATAAATTACATAatcggcataaaggcagctttgaaatcgacgaagaggtggtgagtgtcgattatcttttcacgggttttttccaagatttggcgcatggtgaatatctggtcggatgttgatttgccaggtctaaagccacactgataaggtccaatcagtttattgacggtgggcttaatctttcacacaatacgctcgatagaaccttttacgtgatgttgaggaggcttatgaCACGATAGTTGGCCCAGATTTTGTTTTGGGCAGAGCAcccttaaatttcaatcgttgagcatgctttcTTTCGAtcatattatacaaagaagctgatgcatgctccttatcagctcttcgccgccgtgtttgaatagctcggccggcaatccatcggtccccgccgctttgttgtttttcatggtcgggcaatggaaagtCTGCTAAATCGTCATTGATTGGGTAAtcggttcgccttctcctggcgttatgcattcactgccattcagcaggctggagaagtgttccctccataattttagtatgcatTGGgtatcggttactagatcacctccttgcgttctacaagggtatgctccggtcttgaaaccttctgttagtcgccgcattttttcgtagaattttcgatcattacccctgtcggccatcttgtcaagctcttcatattcacgcatttcggcctctttctttttctgtctgcaaatgcgtctcgcttccctcttcaactctcgatatctataCCATCCcgtacgtgttgtggtcgatcgtaacgttgcgaggtaggcaatctattttctctccgctgcgacacggcgctcctcgtcgtaccagctgttcttttgcattttccgaaaatcaatggtttcggttgcaactgtacgtaaggagtttgaaatgccgtctcaaGGTTCCCTTATACCGACCTTCTtagtgtttgttgacgtgcgttatttgctgcacagaggcgggtgcgaaccttagctgcaacaagattgtagtccgagtcaatgttaggacctcggagcgtacgcacgtctagaacactgatcttccgtctatcacaacataatcgatctggttggtcgattatcgatccggagacagccaggtagcttgatgtattttcttgtgctggaatctagtactacagataaccatatttccgcacccggcgaagtcgatcagtctcaacccatttggggatgtttcctcgtggaggctggaTTTACCGACTGCCGTGTTTATTTAAATGGATAGTTTTTGGCGATTCTTACTATAGTAGCGCCTGTAGGCGCATCCGTTTTACGTGGTCTTGGCTTTCGAATCCTGTCTTTGACACATAAGTACTTGGGAATTCTCCATACATGATTTGATTGcgttgtataattttttaatacatgttCCAAATTATTCCCCTTTCTTCTATTGTAGTATGCTTTCCGGATCCCATTTCGTATTATTTCTTTCACTGAAatacttattaatatttatttttcatcaacacaaaaaattatgttcttaaattaaaatctgcGGCAGTACTACTTCTGCGAAGTAATCTGTGCCATTTATGTGTCCACTGAAAATCAGCAATGACTACGCGTAATTGATAACggtaaacaaaaagcaaaacataACGGAATATTTGGGCAGTACAGTACAACTGTACTACAGTAAGACTAAATTGAATgagaaatttttacattttaaacaaCTTTAACTTAAACAAGTTTAGCATTTATATGAAATGAAACTTTGTGCCATTTATGTGTCCATAGCTGTATATGCTTCTAAACATACGGTAATGTTTTGTCTAACATTCATcaaatgtaattgcaaaatTGACGTCTAAAACCCAGATAGTACACTTAAGAAAACACAGACTTGATCGTTTTTTTGTGtgatttgattttatatttttgaagaaaaaaatgttcgaatgattcttacatgaataaTGAATACATGCTTgttttgaaatacaattttttttatttatgaattgttgcgacttttaacataaaacgatAAGCCTATGCCCGTCCCAAAGTTCCAAGCTACCtcatcaccaattttcagccaaatcggttcagccgttcttgagttataaatatgaTTTTGCACCGTTAGGACCCTGTCCAGGACTAAAGGAATACCCGTGCAAATTTTCACGTCTTTCCGTCCTGTGATTCGGGCGTAATGCGAGGACATACAAAAAAAAgcgtataatttttatatacttacatatatttcgaTAACTTTGGTTTGACTTTACGATATATTTGAAGGATACGAATTTAGGAGCAAAACTCCTTCAACAACGACCAAAACTTGGAAACGACAACTGGAATAGGACCGAATGTCAAAAACTACTTACTGCAGGTGATTAAAGATCTATTTTGATATGTACTAGTTGGCCTAGAGACTCAtcctgaaaaaaattacaattacgtCTTAAATTTGGAGTGGAAAAAGTTCCTTCCCCAAGTTTAAGCAGTTGCTGTGGAAAATCACCATCAGTGATTCCATGAAGATGACCTCTCATATTCGtccgcaattttatattttcaaagtccATAAGGGCGTGCACCTCCGTTAGTCACAGGAAGAGTCTGTCGGAAATCTccagcaaatacaaaagttatccCGCTCATGAGAGAAAAGGAGTTTCTAAGGTATTTTAATGTTCTGTTTATGGAGCATTCATCCCACATAATCAATGAGGCGTCATGCAATTAACCAAGAGGCTCATTTTTTTGGATAGAACATATTGATTTCGCCTTTTCCATTCTTTAGAAGAGTTGCAGCAATTCCTAACGAAGCAACTGCTATCGCTATCTTCCCAGAGTGTCTTATTTTagcaattattaaattttcaataaacgtCTTGCCAGTGCCTTGCGcatcgaaaaaaaatgttgtttttgttattactcGCATTTACGCTATAACTCCCGCCCTTATCAGTGTGCTACAGCTGagctaaatgttaaataacattctctgtctaaatttaacattctctgttataagtaaagatttttttttgaatttacgctcgtaagtcggttaaaaatgaatattttctgaattttttttaccaacCATCCTTATTGAATTACCCTGAAAGTGGCTCAGGCCATTTTTCAATTCATTCAACGGTTTAGTCAGCTATAGCGAACAGACAAAACCccccaacttatttttatatatataagacGTATGTAaccaattttaattataaaaaaatacactttactgttttttatatataatacttgTAAAAATTTGCATGCACAAAGTTATGTTTTTCTAATCTTTCGTGCCTTATACTTTATTGTCATCACGAAATGGATGaagtaattatatatgtatgtaaagaaaaCTTGGGTAAATTTTATATGCTCAAATATGCGGTTATGAGGAATGTGGAAGTCTGCTTACAAGCTTTATTGCTCATCCTTGTCTTTGGCACCGTGTTTAAGAATTCTGGTGAACTCTATATAATCAAACAGACCATGTTTGATAGGTGCTTCACGATACATTTCGTCGACCTGAAGATatacaaaacaattatattcaattaaatataaaattaatgtaaatcgcataatgtagaaaaattttaatttaattagaaaactaaacaaataaataatagtaaaaagcTATTTACATCCTCATCGGTGAAACGATCTCCCATTGTGGTCAATAGTTCGCGCAATCGATCCTCGGGTAATACACCGTTATTTTCCTCATCAAAGCAtccaaaagcattttttattacatcttCCGGATCTGTTCCTTGTAGGCGTTCTCCAAATAAGGTAAGGAACATAGTGAAATTTATAGGTCCAGGTGCTTCGTTCATCATCGCTTCTAAATACTCGTCTGTCGGATTTTTTCCAAGAGAAGCTAACATATCATGCAAATCCTCTTTTTCAACGAAACCATCTCTATTCTGATCGATCATATTAAAAGCTTCCTTAAACTCGGCAATTTGGGCCTGATCGAACATAGCGAACACATTTGATGTGGCGCGTTGCGCTCGCTTTTTTGTGGTAGCGCGACGACCAGCGGTTTTACGAGAAGACattgttaaagcaaaaaaatctacaaaacaaaaaaaaaaagcagaatATAATTCTTAAACGGATGATGAAGAGTGGGTCACTTATGTAAACTAACAAATTTACATCAGCATAGCATTGAATTGAGTAAGTTTTgtgcaaacaattaaaaagaaaatagttcttaaaaaaaattatgagttAGCAAAGTAGGCCGtttgtgtgaaaataattttttttttaaatgttcacaaattttcaaaattgcttgGCATTGTCGGGACAAACTGTCTACTAACTTATGTTGAAATTGTTTGATATCGAATCCATTCCGATTCATTCTTGTTTCGTATCTTCTTATTgctacttttaaaaatttaatgttcttGGGCAAATTTCAGCAGTGCTCTTATGTTTGGGCAACAACATTGAGACGTCTTCGTACGAGTAACCTGGATGCGCTAAACTCAAATGTCCCAATTATTTCAGCCACAATCTCTGGGGAAGGTTTGATAAAATCGCACTTGCTTTTTCTGATAATGTTTCTATAAGCATGTTCAGTTGTTTTACGTGCAAGAGCTTTGAGGATTTTTTATAAAGTGGGAtaacttttataataatttatggtAAGGAACAGCAAATAAGTAACCATGAAACGGCTGTTGTAACTGATTATTGTGATGTACTTATTTGATCAAACTAAAAtctgatttgaataatttatttgaaaaatgtgccATTTCTCTGTCCATGACCGAGTgtcccgcggtaaggcatgcctgtcataggaggcgactaaaatccaaatgcactatGTCTGACATTCACATGTCTGGTTTATTGAATGTCAGCATAGTGTAAtgtcagaaaagtgctatatTGAGATGCTATCATATTCTTTAAATGGGTttgcgattatataacaaacactAAATGGATTTGACGGACAACACATCATACAGCCGGGTTCTTAAGAGCTCCTCGGAGTTCTTAggggctcgactggcagtagcgcgagctacaggtcacaccaaagaccaaaacatggtaccacggggagcagtttgcccttggagttcgctccaatctgctcattgggtcttggccctttggggagattcgtggtggctgtggtttaaacctaaatgcaggaagggcaatagtccaatgtggagtcgcactgcggccgggtgccggacccagagtacggcagaggttttagatgggcctcgaacccgaccaaggtggctagGGTGTTTCCTTTGGTTTTCACCCGAACTGATTGGCGGCACTCATACCTTACTTTCTTCCAGAGTGTAGTGTTGTGCATGCACTtacactttggggcgctgatcaacgcattaatttgatctatgtgctactagcaatagatagcgccgtggatttgagccttcgtaggcagatacccacgtaaaacacattgaCAGTTGTCCATGACCGTGTGTATGTATCTAGACAACAAATATATTACCTCCTTCGCTTGAACAACAGatgttattttagttttttatacatcGCTTATTAAGATCCTATTTGGGTGTCAAGGCACAagttaattttcattgaaacaaTTCAACGacaggcccaggaaacgtgttTCAAAGGGTTGCATGCAAAGAGTCCATAAGAGTCATGCGGGGAGTTGTCGCATGCATGTCCTATATTTGTTATGTAAGTGTAATTCTAGATTCGCGAGGCAACTCGAGGTCTTCGTCTGCAATAAGTCTGCAAATACTCCACTCACTGGAAATCGAAgaagtatttaattttactacTGCGATTAATGTTCTTCCGTGCCTGAAGGTAGTTTTGCCGGGGTATTGTTGATTGTCGTCGACGTAATCAAGGAATGATCTCTTGATATCCTAATAGTTTTATATTGAACTTTTAGCAATCTCTCGCGTTATGTTatataaaatcagttttttttaatgattattattaatcagttaaatatttttaaaacaggCTGAGTTTCACTAATTCTGTTTGATCTGCCAAATCCACTCTCATTACGCTTTAGCAGTCCTCAAAACAAGCTAATTACAAACTTCGCCcgttaaaacatttttgaaatgatgTTGAATTTACTCACAAAAAAGTTGCATGCCAGTTAGAATATTTTCgataatgcatattttttacTAGCTACGATTTACCGGCATTTGTGTATACAACTTATTTCTGTATTTCAGGTTGTAGCCACACATTTTCACATAAcgacatataatttttatgacCTTATtaggaaatataaataatgtatatatgtatatatgaatgtttaTGGTTAGTTGACTTACTGTACTTGCAtcaatatgtttatatacatgtatCGAATTAGTCATTCGCAATTTGGCCATGCTGGCACATATGGTCATATTTGGAAattaaaactatatacatactatatatagcaAATAAAGCTATACAATTTAATTGACAAAGTTAGCTTTAAGATAAGGAGAAAACTTGAATCAACATTCAGTATTTTATTGATTGTTTTTCACCTAGTTAAATTTTCCTACtagtataatgaaaaaactTCTTGACAGAATTAtaaggacaaaaaaaaaaaacgattgtaACCCAAAAATGTACACAAAATAAGCTGCAAAAAAGTAGATATATGTTCAATTTTAagaatgaaacaaaatattatgttttcatAATTGCAACAACTTCATTAGGATTTATAACGATTTTAACCAATAAGAAGTAATTGAAAGTaccatataaaattaaattagttctctaatgattttaaacaaaaacagcaatacgattttcgaactttaaaCAGGTCAATATAGACTtgcaaaaattcattaaaacagGTAAATGTCACTGCCAACAATGCAAAAAACTTCAGTCGACCTAAATGGTTCGAACATTTTCCAttagacaaatatttttcactttaagaaatacatttgtgtACATTGTGTACAAAAcattaatattcaattaaaatattataaacacacacacacattttaaagaaatactCCACTATCTTGAGTATTACTTACTACCAAATAGTagagaatttattaatttatttaaaaataaagactgCTAGTTAACCAAATATGTAGAAATTTATCTTATATACTTTAATTCTTTATAAACGAATGATCAAATAAGTATGATTCATTTACTGATAAAAGATGTGTTTCTTTTATCGATACTACTTCATACTCAATAAAGCTGATGCACACTATACAATCGGATTTACGATTTGCACAGATCTTTACAAAATGTAATTTAAGGTGGCCATACACGAGACATATCTACGTTCGATCGATATGTGTTCGATTGCGAACTATATTCGCTgtttgaagaacgaacgcaaaatggtgTATGACGAAACGATTTCATACTGATCGAACGCATATGCGTGTCGTGTGTGGCCACTTTTAAGGCCTAACTATAATATACATACGGTGTCGTATGTTACTGtcaaaaaattatcgaaaagcCTGTCAAATGCATGAGGAACGGAGGGTAGACTTTTGAATGATTATATGCAGAagataaaaatatcaataaacaatttgtgttttgattttatatttcgttTGGGTTTTGCAATACAGAAatgaatagaaaattaaaatatttaagaagaattaaaatGCTTACTTCTGTTTTGGACGGAATAtgcatattaacaaaaattagagaaattaaaaaagaattcggTCATATTCAGTGAGAGAAATAAACAGAAAGAGGAAGAGGATGGTTTCTTTTAACAATTCCGATAAATtccttttctttgtttgtgcGATAGAAATAAAAGACTTCTCGTTTGAcgtacaaacatttatttttttgaattaaattttgtataaaacattcGTTGTCCTCCATcttcaatttcaaaatgatgCATCTGTtgacaaaaagcgaaaacagcTAATTTCGTAGGGAAAATGCGATCACTTTCGCATTTTTCTTAAGCAAATGTCGTTTGAAAAAaacttcacgaaacttgatgtATCGTATATTAGAGTTGCAAAATACAATCTGTGTGTGTTTCGGACAGTTGCTTACGCTGGCTTAAGCTAGCTTATTCACATTATAGTTAGGCCTTTAGAGTACCATCAATAATCAAAAATGTAGGGTTTCGTTTTTCCCAACCCCATTACTCGAAGTTCGCTTTTTGAGTTCTATTTTATCCatttccattttaaaatttttttccgttaGTTCTTCGCTAGGTTTGGTTTGTTTGTACGTATTTGATCAGAATTTTTCTCTGCCAAATGCCGTTACTGAGGTGATCTATTCCTGTTTGTAAAGGTAAGTTTTAAGTCAAGTTTGTTATCATTAAAGCAAAATCGACCAGCATGGAATtgatggcatgtgttcaaaaaaaaaaaaaacggttatCCCTCCGACCTCTCTCGCTTCCTCGCTGCACGGAACCTAAAAGTTTGCCCCACTAGCAAGTGGTGGGGGGGGGTGTGgtaatttaccaaatttgagtaggcaacactgctcaaaaatagccgatttttgctattttttgaaagATGTCGCTTCAAGTCTGCTGCCTCCTTTGCGTTTATAGCATCAGAGGtgaggtaagcagttttatattgctaattaaattgtgtgcaagtatattaacaaaaacaaattttattattttgagatgacagaaaataaacaacgcacagttcgctatccatttttccaatattcttaactttctCGCACACTTTTTCCACTttacaatcaattattgcttttaatttcactccaTTATCTTTTTccgtagttaataataaacgaattttttcgttaaacttatattgattttccaaaaataccaaaatttctattaataatttttcttattaatttttatttcactttttttaataaataaacaaattttactatcagctgtctaaatgcacaagtctgccgtctgtcaccataaaattgcaatgcgcattagcgttgcttaaggcgcattaattttgctcgtctgtcagggctattaggatccagctctcaagaaatgtaaaaacttcttataaaaaaacgcttaagaaatggtcaagataatttcctgcggtaaattttcttgtgctagtatgcagcttTAAAgtaatctagtactaatttttaataaattctttcaataaaatgcgtatTTGGCAGTCATGGTTTTGCGTCCAGTTCTATGCACAAGCGTATGAAATTTTCGAGTGCCACCGTGAGCCAGGTATCTTTGAAATGATAAAAGAACATGAAATAACAGAAAGGATATACAACCATAATTTACTTACAATAGGGTTATAAATAATCTGCATTGCGAAGATATGGGAACTCTTATCGAATTCTTTTTTAATGAATCGGTCTATCTAAATATCGTTCGTCGTTGGCGTATTTGgcgttttatatatttaatttttatgactaGAATAAGAAttcgtaaaatattttcaatgcttCTACTCAACATCcttgtttctttttaaatttcaattacgAATCAGCTGATTTTTTGACGGCGTTCTAAGCGCTTATTTGGTCATACAAGTATTCAAAGTACGAAAAGGTAACGAAAGCAAGTAAAGCCAGACAGCATGGGGCCTGGACCTtaagtttttacaaaaatttcaattcataTGTGTAACCCTATATTATTTGATAAATTCCGATGTATTCCGTCATAGCATTttagttattgtaaaaaattttcattgttaCTAATGGAAAATACGTAAAACATACACGAAACAAGAATAGGTATTTGAAATGTCTGGTTTTGACGACCCTTTCGGTGAAAATCCTTTTGCCGATCCTGCTATACAACAGGCAACAAGAGTAACAactaatattcaaaattcattGGAAGAATATAACCCATTTGACTCGGATGACGGTAAACATAAGTTGCAGATAAACTCTGGTAATAATGCAGCAGTCGTCCAGCCTTTATCGCAAAACGCCCCTCCTACTGCTGCAAGTACGAGTATTCAAATAACTACTGAGGAATTGCaggtatttttttgtaatattacaattttattctgggccggtatatgtacatacataaatatatgtgaacataagtacatacatacgtttcttcaaatgcacatatttttaATGCCCTTTCCAttgtatatctacatacatgaTGTCGATTTTTTCGAGCGTGTCAAAGCGTAGGctgaatacatatatgtatatatgtgcattgTCGATAACAAAGCAATCTTGCAAAGCTGGCTGATTAATCATTGGATTTTTAAGTTAGACACAATAAGTTTGCAACCTGATACGGTATTACAAGTTATTGGGTTTTATAATAGCAATAATTAATTGCATCGCATTTAGTCTGATAGTTTAGCTCAAACAAATCCAATAGTTGTATTTTAACATTCGAAGTAATCATGCATATTGGTtttgggtaaattttagaatagcattgGGTTTtgaatggatagaggaggtcctccagattaagaaaaatatatatatgtatatatatatatatatatttgccgctgatttatggtttttgagatatttacatttaaagttcaaaaattcaactatttaaaataagtgtttctcccatttataatgaattttatatttatatttttaacttttatattcactaacacttcactaattcgtttctaaccatttattttatattaaatagtgtaaaaataacttttattcaacattcaacttgtgtttatttatttttgttcatacaataacaaaaagatTGCATTCTACATAATAATCAGTGCTTCCTTACGTtcatattttacagaagaaccaaaagatataaagaaaacaaataataccccaAAGAcaggaaatatatgtataacacatTAGTTTTCCGCATAGAAATCCTttctgcattggcggccttcggtcgcgcttcaaaaaaataacccttggtcggaccaacacctgggtgTGCTCAGTTTTTTTGCGTTGAACTCCGTTTTGCccggtccaacaccgggattTATCAAGATAATGAGAATTCTGAAAGGTTTTACATTACTCATCACACGATAATGAATTTAGTTATGACGtcataatctttcttttttcttatttttattccattacaaCATATggtaacattaatttttttgcttgattacaaccattttcttattttatgaataaatggattttaactaaagtttgatatggaattaaagttatttttgcactatttaatctaaaataaatgattagaaacgaattagaaaagtgttagtggatataaaggtataaaatataagtctaaaatgcattataaattggagaaacacgcattttaaatagttgattttttgaactttaaatgcaaatatctcaaaaaccataagtcagcggcaactatatgtatatatatatcttgatGGAGGACatcctctatccgtacatatcCATTTTAACCTTAAAATGGGGGTtgctattctaaatcgcagCCAAGTAAATTTTATATGGGTTATCCTTTTCAATTTCATAAATACTTTCATTTTCAATACCAATAAGTGAACATGTGTGCACTTTGCAGCCACAAGGATTGCAAGGATAGGTAATATCTGCTTGTAACTTATTGGGAATTGAAAGattgtattatattttctgGTTTCTATCCTACAAGTAGCAACAAAGACTATTTATAAACTATTTACGAAAAATTTCTTACAGCGCCGTCAAGAAGAATTAGATCGCAAAGCGGCTGAATTAGATAGAAGAGAACAGCAGCTCCAAGGGAATGTTCCTCAACTGAATAATTGGCCGCCATTACCGGATAATTTTTGTGTGAAGCCATGTTTTTATCAGGATTTCAACTTGGAGATTCCGCCAGAGTTTCAGAAACTAGTAAAACACTTGTACTACACATGGATGTGTAAGTAAAATTtctagttttataatttttactggTAGTAGCAGtatctattatttatttaaaataacaacTAAACATTTAGTAAGTGTAGCATGCCCGTGTTTATATGAACTAACCCTTGATattagaaatatcaaaaaactaattatatttaaatgaacaagtaaataatttatatttagggTTTTATGGAATCGTATAGTCGGAATTAAAAAAGGCATTAGATGGTTGAAGGAGAAAATGTTACAACTTTGAAGTCATATCTTGTATGACAAAGTTAGGCCAAATTGATTGTTGCAAAAgtctttttaaatatgttttgacTATTTTGTACCTTAAACAGCTTCACAATTAATTTTAtactaattaattataaatagcAATTTTCTGGTAATGCACATGTAAgcatgaaataataatttatattatgtaaaacTGTTATGAAGCAACTCGTATTCGTTTGGTATCATTTTGCTCgaatgacatatgtatgtgacaaATTGAGTCAAAAACGttaataaattagttaaaaCGCAAGCTCATTTAAAAACGAACGAATATCGAAAGCGATTTATTCatttattgcataatttttgattaaaaaaaattttaattaataattagttttttggTGATTAGTCAAAtatgtcaaaaatttttaaaatttaattttttgctttattgcgATTATTATcgttatattttgctttttattttacgtttacaaaataatagtaatgtgataacttttatttattgcccACAGAATAGTTTTAAATAACTCTTATGCAATAAGAAAACTAACTGCGGAACT contains:
- the LOC126759475 gene encoding myosin regulatory light chain sqh → MSSRKTAGRRATTKKRAQRATSNVFAMFDQAQIAEFKEAFNMIDQNRDGFVEKEDLHDMLASLGKNPTDEYLEAMMNEAPGPINFTMFLTLFGERLQGTDPEDVIKNAFGCFDEENNGVLPEDRLRELLTTMGDRFTDEDVDEMYREAPIKHGLFDYIEFTRILKHGAKDKDEQ